Genomic segment of Populus trichocarpa isolate Nisqually-1 chromosome 12, P.trichocarpa_v4.1, whole genome shotgun sequence:
ttttaaaaaaaaatcaataaattttgacTCAATCTTTTCTCTAATCAAGTCATGAATCAATCCAAATTTTCAACCATCAATTCTCCACCTATTTTAATCAAAAGCCAACTCGTTCTAGACCCCGAATTATCCAAATCATGTATAAACTTGCCGGTCACAATCGTTGCTGGGACCATCATATACTATTCTTGTATAAAATAGTTGAGTGCgaagaaaactaataaaacaaaaatacagaATAGGAACTTTGCCACGTTGTTTCTAAAGTAGCTGAAGGTGGTAAAACATACACATCAGCTTAATTCAATATCTTACCCTTTCCAGgaattcaaacttttttttttttctattgaagcTTATAATCTCACAAATATTAAGCATGGTGTGTTTAACGATTTAAGAAGCtgttttggattttgatttattaacattattttgatgcatttccaagtaaaaagtactttgaaaaacaattactatcacaatatcaaacggGTTTTTAGGACAAGAGAATCTATCTTTCTACACATGAACATGACTACAAGACCTGATCAAGAAAATCTGAAAAGATACATAGAAAACCTGATAATTACGATGTTGCGGAAAAGATCGAACAAAATTGGCAGAAAGTCATCCCTAGAAACATAATGTCGGCAGATTCATCCTCATACTATTGAGATCATTAGTCATGTTTAGGAAATGTAAACAAGATCAGGAGGAAAATCAAACTGGCAATCAGAACTGCATATTCTTCTCACCTTCAGACAGGAGCTGAAAATTAGGGCGAATTTTTAGTCGAGAAAGCAATGGGGACGATGAGAACTTGCCACAATAAGATCAAGAGAGAGTCgccactcttttttttcccttgcccTGCTGCTCCCTGGCTAGTTTTACTTACTGATTTAAGACTTTTAAGGATCAACTTCCATTAACAAACCGAAGTGACAGAGACATGTAGCGAGCTAAACTCTGCAAGTAGAAAATGAGGAATACTAGCAATCATCgttggggaaaaaaatattactaatttAACCACAGCAGCACTTTTTTATATGTACTGTTTAATGTTTGCCTTCTACTGTATCCACTTGCACAGTATAAAGCATCATTCAATTATCATTCACAAACTTCCAAAATTGAGAGAATATCAGATTCATGCAACTCTCACATGAAGTCATGTGtacagcaaaacaaaaatcaccaaAACCCAGGATTCAACATACGAAACCTTTACAGAAATATATAGCATGCATTAGCTCCTCTCAAACACAAACCCTGTAAAAGCTTTGAAAATCTGCACAATTACTTGTGGGCCGAAGCCTGAAGAAGTCCATCTCGAATCTGAGTAGCAACATCACGAATAGCACCAGGTCCATGAGGAATAAACACAGCAGAGGATTTTGAGGCAGCACCGATTTCCTTCATTGTGTCGAAGTACTGGGTGACCAGGACCATGTCCATGACATCCTTTGCAGAGGTCCCTGGCACATTCTCAGAGAAGCCCAACACGCTATCTCTCAAGCCATCCACAATTGCTTGTCGCTGGCGAGCAATACCCAGCCCAGAGAGATACTTTGATTCAGCCTCACCCTCAgctctcttgatttgtagaaTCTTCTCAGCCTCTGCCTTCTCATTAGCCGCCAATCTCAGTCTTGCAGCTGAGAAAGAGAAAGGTTTATCAGGAAAAGATGTTGAGTGGCACATGCAAAGATTCTGAAATCTCTCAACGTTGATATCACAGAAAAATCCAATCAGAAGAATCATGAAAGTGACTGGAGTTAATAGCCATTATTCACTACAGGAGTTGTTGAATTCACATGGGTAGGATATCCTCTGGACCAAAGAAATGCAGTGCAAGATTAATACCAAATACAAAACAACATATCGATGATGGGAAAATCTGCATTCAGAATAAAAGGGGGCAATTTAGAAAGGAGCTAATTACAAGAACCAGTTGAACAAATCTCAACCTGGTGAAATGCACACTGTCTGTCTGCAAATATAACTGTTCAACACCTGCAATTAAACTGTCCACCTATCCCAGTAACGGAAGTCATTAAAAGGGGTTCTGCACTAATCAACTCAGTTTAGAGATACCAATACTTTACCTGCATTGATCTCATTCATTGCCCGCTTCACATGCTCATCTGGTTCTATATCAACAATGAGCGTTTGCACAATCTCATATCCATAAGCAGACATGGCCTGCAAGAAATTATTAGAGGATGGCATTAGACTGTTGGGGAAAATGCCAAAATTTGTGAAAGCTTGATCTCTAACTATGTATTCACTTTCACAATATGACAAGGCCAAATACTTAATCTAGATGATTATTACCTTTCCAAGTTCATCTTCCACAGCTTTGGCTATCTCATTCTTCTGCTCAAACACATCATCGAGATTAAGTTTTGGGACACTGGCCCTTATtactaaagagaaaaaaaatatatacagggAAGACCTGCTCAGCTTACAATGTGAAGAATAAATGAATCAGAAATCAAAGGTAACAAGAATAGAAAATATCCAA
This window contains:
- the LOC7484751 gene encoding hypersensitive-induced reaction 1 protein isoform X1, translating into MSLSAEKMGNLCCCVQVDQSSVAIKETFGKFEAVLDPGCHCLPWFLGSQLAGHLSLRLQQLDVRCETKTKDNVFVNVVASIQYRALADKASDAFYKLTNTRTQIQAYVFDVIRASVPKLNLDDVFEQKNEIAKAVEDELGKAMSAYGYEIVQTLIVDIEPDEHVKRAMNEINAAARLRLAANEKAEAEKILQIKRAEGEAESKYLSGLGIARQRQAIVDGLRDSVLGFSENVPGTSAKDVMDMVLVTQYFDTMKEIGAASKSSAVFIPHGPGAIRDVATQIRDGLLQASAHK
- the LOC7484751 gene encoding hypersensitive-induced reaction 1 protein isoform X2 translates to MGNLCCCVQVDQSSVAIKETFGKFEAVLDPGCHCLPWFLGSQLAGHLSLRLQQLDVRCETKTKDNVFVNVVASIQYRALADKASDAFYKLTNTRTQIQAYVFDVIRASVPKLNLDDVFEQKNEIAKAVEDELGKAMSAYGYEIVQTLIVDIEPDEHVKRAMNEINAAARLRLAANEKAEAEKILQIKRAEGEAESKYLSGLGIARQRQAIVDGLRDSVLGFSENVPGTSAKDVMDMVLVTQYFDTMKEIGAASKSSAVFIPHGPGAIRDVATQIRDGLLQASAHK